From Staphylococcus sp. IVB6214:
CTTGAAACAATACTTTAATGTAGGCAAGCCAAATGAAGTGCGTGCAATTGACGATATTTCATTTGATATTTATAAAGGGGAAACATTTGGACTTGTTGGCGAATCAGGTTCTGGGAAATCTACAACAGGAAAAGCAATCATTAAATTAAATGATGTCACAGATGGCAAGGTGCTATACGAAGGGGTTAATATACAAGAAATTAAAAATCGTAAAGAGTTATTGAAGTTTAATAAAAAAATTCAAATGATTTTCCAAGATCCGTACGCATCATTGAATCCTCGATTAAAGGTCATGGATATTGTTGCGGAAGGAATCGATATACATGGACTTGCATCGGATCGTCGAGATCGAAAAAAACGTGTGTATGACTTATTAGAAACGGTGGGATTGCGAAAAAGTCACGCCAATCGTTACCCACATGAATTCTCGGGTGGTCAGCGTCAGCGTATCGGTATTGCGCGTGCGCTTGCTGTTGAACCAGAGTTTATCATTGCGGACGAACCGATTTCTGCGCTAGACGTATCGATTCAAGCACAAGTTGTCAATTTGATGCAGAAGTTAAAACGTGAACGCAATATTACATTTTTATTTATCGCGCATGACCTATCAATGGTGAAGTACATATCAGATCGTATTGCGGTGATGCACCTTGGTCGTATTGTTGAGATTGGTACAGCAGATCATATCTACAACAATCCAGTGCATCCATATACACAATCATTGTTATCAGCCGTACCACAGCCTGATCCAGAAACAGAACGAACACGAAAGCGTATTGCTTATCAACATGATCCAAGCCAAAATGATGCGCGTACCTTGCGTGAAGTGGCACCTGATCACTTTGTATTTGCGACAGAAGAAGAACTCGAAAAGTTTCAGGCAGATTATCAAAAAGAACGTGTATAATTTTTGAAAGGGGAATGTCAAGTGAAGACACGGAGAACATTGAAAATATTCGCGCCACTTTTGGCTGCTACACTCGTTCTTTCAGCATGTGGCAGCGGCGAAGGGATTTATGATGATAAAGGACAAGTCTTTCGTAAAGTAATTCCACAAGATATGTCATCACTAGATACGGCGAAAGTAACAGATACTGTTAGTTTTGATACGTTCAATCAAGTGTATGAAGGACTTTATGTACTAGACGGTGACGATAAAGCACAACCAGGTGTCGCCAAAGGGGAACCTAAAATTTCTGAGGATGGTAAGACATGGACTGTGAAGTTAAGGGAAGATGCGAAATGGTCAAACGGTGATCCAGTAACGGCACATGACTTTGAATTCGCATGGAAACGTGTCGTCGATCCAGATACTGCTTCAGAGTATGCC
This genomic window contains:
- a CDS encoding ABC transporter ATP-binding protein, translated to MGNREKLVEVQNLKQYFNVGKPNEVRAIDDISFDIYKGETFGLVGESGSGKSTTGKAIIKLNDVTDGKVLYEGVNIQEIKNRKELLKFNKKIQMIFQDPYASLNPRLKVMDIVAEGIDIHGLASDRRDRKKRVYDLLETVGLRKSHANRYPHEFSGGQRQRIGIARALAVEPEFIIADEPISALDVSIQAQVVNLMQKLKRERNITFLFIAHDLSMVKYISDRIAVMHLGRIVEIGTADHIYNNPVHPYTQSLLSAVPQPDPETERTRKRIAYQHDPSQNDARTLREVAPDHFVFATEEELEKFQADYQKERV